A stretch of Schistocerca americana isolate TAMUIC-IGC-003095 chromosome 3, iqSchAmer2.1, whole genome shotgun sequence DNA encodes these proteins:
- the LOC124606484 gene encoding uncharacterized protein LOC124606484 has protein sequence MKHPNVWGLTLLKHNNVWGLTLVKHPNVWGLTLVKHPNVWGLTLVKHPNVWGLTLMKHPNVWGLTLVKHPNVWGLTLVKHPNVWGLTLVKHPNVWGLTLVKHPNVWGLTLVKHPNMWGLTLVKHPNVWGLTLVKHPNVWGLTQVKHPNVWGLTQVKHPNVWGLTQVKHPNVWGLTLVKHLNVWGLTLVKHPNVWGLTQVKHPNVWGLTLVKHTNVWGLTLVKHPNVWGLTLRKHPNVCRLTLIKHPNVCGLTLMKHPSMCGLTLMKHPNVCGLTLMKHPNVCGLTLMKHPNVSGLTLMKHPNMCGLTLMKHPSVWVLTLMQHPNVWGLTLVKHSNVWGLTLVKHPNVWGLTQVKHPNVWGLTLVKHPNVWGLTLVKHPNMWGLTLVKHLNVWGLTLVKHPNVWGLTLVKHPNVWGLTLVKHPNVWGLTLVKHPNMWGLTLVKHLNVWGLTLVKHPNVWGLTLVKHPNVWGLTLVKHPNVWGLTLMKHPNMCRLTLIKHPNMCDSH, from the coding sequence atgaagcaccccaacgtgtggggactcacactattGAAGCACaacaacgtgtggggactcacactagtgaagcaccccaacgtgtggggactcacactagtgaagcaccccaacgtgtggggactcacactagtgaagcacccaaacgtgtggggactcacactaatgaagcaccccaacgtgtggggactcacactagtgaagcaccccaacgtgtggggactcacactagtgaagcaccccaacgtgtggggactcacactagtgaagcaccccaacgtgtggggactcacactagtgaagcaccccaacgtgtggggactcacactagtgaagcaccccaacatgtggggactcacactagtgaagcaccccaacgtgtggggactcacactagtgaagcaccccaacgtgtggggactcacacaagtgaagcaccccaacgtgtggggactcacacaagtgaagcaccccaacgtgtggggactcacacaagtgaagcaccccaacgtgtggggactcacacttgTGAAGCACCTCaatgtgtggggactcacactagtgaagcaccctaacgtgtggggactcacacaagtgaagcaccccaacgtgtggggactcacactagtgaagcacaccaatgtgtggggactcacactagtgaagcaccccaatgTGTGGGGGCTCACACTAaggaagcaccccaacgtgtgcagACTCACACTAATAAAGCACCCCAACGTGtgtggactcacactaatgaagcaccccagcatgtgcggactcacactaatgaagcaccccaacgtgtgcggactcacactaatgaagcaccccaacgtgtgcggactcacactaatgaagcaccccaacgtgagcggactcacactaatgaagcaccccaacatgtgcggactcacactaatgaagcaccccagcGTGTGGGTACTCACACTAATgcagcaccccaacgtgtggggactcacactagtgaagcactccaacgtgtggggactcacactagtgaagcaccccaacgtgtggggactcacacaaGTGAAGCACCctaacgtgtggggactcacactagtgaagcaccccaacgtgtggggactcacactagtgaagcaccccaacatgtggggactcacactagtgaagcacctcaacgtgtggggactcacactagtgaagcaccccaacgtgtggggactcacactagtgaagcaccccaacgtgtggggactcacactagtgaagcaccccaacgtgtggggactaacactagtgaagcaccccaacatgtggggactcacactagtgaagcacctcaacgtgtggggactcacactagtgaagcaccccaacgtgtggggactcacactagtgaagcaccccaacgtgtggggactcacactagtgaagcacccaaATGTGTGGgggctcacactaatgaagcaccccaacatgtgcaGACTCACACTAataaagcaccccaacatgtgcgactcacactaa
- the LOC124606483 gene encoding uncharacterized protein LOC124606483: MKHPNVCGLTLMKHPNVCRLTVMKHPNVWGLTLVKDPNVWGLTLVKHPNMWGLTLVKHINVWGITLVKHPNVWGLTLVKHPNVWGLTLMKHPNVWGLTLLKHPNVWGLTLVKHPNVWGLTLMKHLNVWGLTLVKHPNVWGLTLVKHPNVWGLTLVKHPNVWGLTLVKHPNVWGLTLVNHPNVWGLTLVKHPNMWGLTQVKHPNVWGLILVKHPNVWGLTLVKHPNVWGLTLVKHPNAWGLTLVKHPNVWGLTLVKHANVWGLTLMKHPNMCRLTLIKHPNMCDSH; encoded by the coding sequence atgaagcaccccaacgtgtgcggactcacactaatgaagcaccccaacgtgtgcagACTCAcagtaatgaagcaccccaacgtgtggggactcacactagtgaaggaccccaacgtgtggggactcacactagtgaagcaccccaacatgtggggactcacactagtgaagcacatCAACGTGTGGGGaatcacactagtgaagcaccccaacgtgtggggactcacactagtgaagcacccaaatgtgtggggactcacactaatgaagcaccccaacgtgtggggactcacactattgaagcaccccaacgtgtggggactcacactagtgaagcaccccaacgtgtggggactcacactaatgaagcacctcaacgtgtggggactcacactagtgaagcaccccaacgtgtggggactcacactagtgaagcaccccaacgtgtggggactcacactagtgaagcaccccaacgtgtggggactcacactagtgaagcaccccaacgtgtggggactcacactagtgaatcaccccaacgtgtggggactcacactagtgaagcaccccaacatgtggggACTCACAcaagtgaagcaccccaacgtgtggggactcatactagtgaagcaccccaacgtgtggggacttacactagtgaagcacccgaatgtgtggggactcacactagtgaaacACCCCAACgcgtggggactcacactagtgaagcaccccaacgtgtggggactcacactagtgaagcacgcCAACGTGTGGgggctcacactaatgaagcaccccaacatgtgcaGACTCACACTAataaagcaccccaacatgtgcgactcacactaa
- the LOC124606482 gene encoding uncharacterized protein LOC124606482 — translation MKHPNVCRLTVMKHPNVWGLTLVKHPNVCGLTLVKHHNVCGLTLVKHPNEWGLTLMKHPNVWGLTLVKHPNVWGLTLVKDPNVWGLTLVKHPNMWGLTLVKHPNVWGITLVKHPNVWGLTLVKHPNVWGLTLMKHPNVWGLTLLKHPNVWGLTLVKHPNVWGLTLVKHPNVWGLTLVKHPNVWGLTLMKHPNVWGLTLVKHPNVWGLTLVKHPNVWGLTLVKHPNVWGLTLVKHPNVWGLTLVKHPNMWGLTLVKHPNVWGLTLVKHPKVWVLTQVKHPNVWGPTQVKHPNVWGLTQVKHPNVWVSQL, via the coding sequence atgaagcaccccaacgtgtgcagACTCAcagtaatgaagcaccccaacgtgtggggactcacactagtgaagcaccccaacgtgtgcggactcacactagtgaagcaccacAATGTGTgcggactcacactagtgaagcaccccaacgagtggggactcacactaatgaagcaccccaatgtgtggggactcacactagtgaagcaccccaacgtgtggggactcacactagtgaaggaccccaacgtgtggggactcacactagtgaagcaccccaacatgtggggactcacactagtgaagcaccccaacgtgtggggaatcacactagtgaagcaccccaacgtgtggggactcacactagtgaagcacccaaATGTGTGGGGACTCActctaatgaagcaccccaacgtgtggggactcacactattGAAGCACCCCaatgtgtggggactcacactagtgaagcaccccaacgtgtggggactcacactagtgaagcaccccaacgtgtggggactcacactagtgaagcaccccaacgtgtggggactcacactaatgaagcaccccaacgtgtggggactcacactagtgaagcaccccaacgtgtggggactcacactagtgaagcaccccaacgtgtggggactcacactagtgaagcaccccaacgtgtggggactcacactagtgaagcaccccaacgtgtggggactcacactagtgaagcaccccaacatgtggggactcacactagtgaagcaccccaacgtgtggggactcacactagtgaagcaccccaaagtGTGGGTACTCACAcaagtgaagcaccccaacgtgtggggacccacacaagtgaagcaccccaacgtgtggggactcacacaagtgaagcaccccaacgtgtgggtaTCACAATTGTGA